The Arachis hypogaea cultivar Tifrunner chromosome 14, arahy.Tifrunner.gnm2.J5K5, whole genome shotgun sequence genome has a segment encoding these proteins:
- the LOC112741801 gene encoding uncharacterized protein isoform X2, with the protein MDLWSRFTRTSKGLEEQESSSPSQSEPTAKISSIFIYPIKSCRGISVSKAPLTPTGFKWDRNWLVVNSKGRAYTQRVEPKLALVEVELPTEAFDEVLKAPGMQPLNICLSKPHEVADGVSVWEWNGSAWDEGAEASQWFSDYLGKLSRLVRFNNDSQVRPVDPDYAKGHQIMFSDCFPFLLASQESLDAVNQHLEDPVPINRFRPNILVEGCEPFSEDLWTEIKISSFSFLGVKLCSRCKVPSINQATAISEPEPNQTLMKIRSGKVLRPKGKDQNKTYFGQNMVWNWRDCYAKRNGNVLNVGDPVYVMKKVTSAAEAAA; encoded by the exons ATGGACCTATGGTCAAGGTTCACAAGAACATCAAAGGGCCTTGAAGAACAagaatcatcatcaccatcacaaTCAGAACCAACAGCGAAAATTTCTTCCATTTTCATATACCCTATCAAATCATGCCGTGGGATTTCTGTTTCCAAGGCTCCACTCACTCCTACTG GATTTAAATGGGATCGGAATTGGTTGGTGGTGAATTCCAAAGGTAGGGCATACACACAAAGAGTTGAGCCAAAGCTTGCTTTGGTTGAGGTTGAACTTCCAACTGAGGCATTTGATGAAG TGTTGAAAGCACCTGGAATGCAACCTCTCAATATTTGTTTGAGTAAACCACATGAAGTAGCAGATGGTGTCTCTGTATGGGAATGGAATGGATCTGCCTGGGACGAGGGAGCCGAAGCATCTCAGTGGTTCTCAGATTATTTAGGGAAACTGAGTCGACTAGTCCGGTTCAATAATG ATTCACAAGTTAGACCAGTGGATCCTGATTATGCTAAGGGTCATCAGATCATGTTTTCTGATTGTTTTCCATTCTTACTTGCATCTCAG GAATCATTGGATGCAGTTAACCAGCATCTCGAGGATCCTGTGCCTATTAATCGGTTTAGACCCAA TATCCTTGTTGAGGGTTGTGAACCATTTTCCGAGGACTTGTGGACAGAGATCAAGATAAGCAGTTTCTCGTTTCTTGGTGTGAAGCTGTGCTCTCGTTGTAAG GTACCTTCAATCAATCAAGCGACCGCAATTTCTGAACCAGAACCAAACCAAACACTTATGAAAATTAGGTCTGGCAAAGTCTTGAGACCAAAGGGAAAAGACCAAAACAAG ACATACTTTGGTCAGAACATGGTTTGGAATTGGAGAGATTGTTATGCAAAAAGGAATGGCAATGTCCTTAATGTTGGGGATCCTGTTTATGTCATGAAGAAGGTCACTTCTGCTGCTGAAGCAGCTGCTTGA
- the LOC112741801 gene encoding uncharacterized protein isoform X1, producing MDLWSRFTRTSKGLEEQESSSPSQSEPTAKISSIFIYPIKSCRGISVSKAPLTPTGFKWDRNWLVVNSKGRAYTQRVEPKLALVEVELPTEAFDEGFDLKKDSFMVLKAPGMQPLNICLSKPHEVADGVSVWEWNGSAWDEGAEASQWFSDYLGKLSRLVRFNNDSQVRPVDPDYAKGHQIMFSDCFPFLLASQESLDAVNQHLEDPVPINRFRPNILVEGCEPFSEDLWTEIKISSFSFLGVKLCSRCKVPSINQATAISEPEPNQTLMKIRSGKVLRPKGKDQNKTYFGQNMVWNWRDCYAKRNGNVLNVGDPVYVMKKVTSAAEAAA from the exons ATGGACCTATGGTCAAGGTTCACAAGAACATCAAAGGGCCTTGAAGAACAagaatcatcatcaccatcacaaTCAGAACCAACAGCGAAAATTTCTTCCATTTTCATATACCCTATCAAATCATGCCGTGGGATTTCTGTTTCCAAGGCTCCACTCACTCCTACTG GATTTAAATGGGATCGGAATTGGTTGGTGGTGAATTCCAAAGGTAGGGCATACACACAAAGAGTTGAGCCAAAGCTTGCTTTGGTTGAGGTTGAACTTCCAACTGAGGCATTTGATGAAGGTTTTGATCTTAAGAAAGATTCCTTTATGG TGTTGAAAGCACCTGGAATGCAACCTCTCAATATTTGTTTGAGTAAACCACATGAAGTAGCAGATGGTGTCTCTGTATGGGAATGGAATGGATCTGCCTGGGACGAGGGAGCCGAAGCATCTCAGTGGTTCTCAGATTATTTAGGGAAACTGAGTCGACTAGTCCGGTTCAATAATG ATTCACAAGTTAGACCAGTGGATCCTGATTATGCTAAGGGTCATCAGATCATGTTTTCTGATTGTTTTCCATTCTTACTTGCATCTCAG GAATCATTGGATGCAGTTAACCAGCATCTCGAGGATCCTGTGCCTATTAATCGGTTTAGACCCAA TATCCTTGTTGAGGGTTGTGAACCATTTTCCGAGGACTTGTGGACAGAGATCAAGATAAGCAGTTTCTCGTTTCTTGGTGTGAAGCTGTGCTCTCGTTGTAAG GTACCTTCAATCAATCAAGCGACCGCAATTTCTGAACCAGAACCAAACCAAACACTTATGAAAATTAGGTCTGGCAAAGTCTTGAGACCAAAGGGAAAAGACCAAAACAAG ACATACTTTGGTCAGAACATGGTTTGGAATTGGAGAGATTGTTATGCAAAAAGGAATGGCAATGTCCTTAATGTTGGGGATCCTGTTTATGTCATGAAGAAGGTCACTTCTGCTGCTGAAGCAGCTGCTTGA